tacaaaTTAAACAGATACAATAACACTGACCGGTCTGAACCGTCAGCTAACAAAGACCTCCAAAGCCGATTTATTTTCCTGATCAATAACATCAAGAAAAACCGGGTCTACAGTCACGTGACTATCCACGTGCACACGGAATTTATGGTCCCACCACATCACCTTAGCAAATCCTTCAATATCCACAGTAGCATCcaacaccatctccctcttcgCTACATCGGCGACGAATTCCTTGCCGTGATGTGCAAGTTGCACTCCACTCAGTCTCGCCGGAAGACGGAGGACCTGACAGGAACGCGGTGGCTGCGATCCGGCTTTGACACGAGCCGAGCCGAGGTGGTCGCCGGAGTAGAAAATCGACATTTCAGTTGAGGAGTAGTTGATGGAGGTTACGTTAGGGTTTGTGACGTGAACAGTGAGGATGAGTTCAGCGTCTAGTACGGGGAAGTTGAGCTTGAAGGAAGTGAGATCGATGGAGACGAGATGAAAATCGGGATCCCGAGGCTTTGATGATAGTGCAACCACAGTTGCTGCGGCGGTGGCGGCGCCGACGAAGGCGGAGGTCCAGCTCCATCTCAGACCTccggttcttcttcttcttccttctttacTCATTGGTCTGAAAAGACACTGAATTCTGATTGGGGCAAAAAAAAATGGAAGGGATATGAAAAGTAGTTGAAAATGGACTGGGAATGTGAAATTACATTTCTATCCCTGTTGCCGTCCTAAATATTACAGTAGAAAAGTTAGGAAGAATGTCAGAAGTTTGGTCAATTCCAATTTTTCCCATACTTTCTGTGCGTTTAAGTGATTGTAATAATTCACCCGCCATACAGAATCGTTTTGTTAAAGAGTATTTTATCTTtcaattttgagattttttatgTGAATTTGATTTTAGTTGAGCTTCGATATAGAATTTGTTGGTATAAATTCGGATTTAATAGAGTTTCAATATAGATATCGAGCATtgaatgaaaaatcaaaaaagtaaATCAACACGAGTGGTGGTGCGATGATTGAGTTCCTCCATCcttatcaaaactctcaaatttgaATCATGGAAATGAAAAGAATTCTATTGAGAGTGTTAACTCCAAAATGGATCTCGCTATTTAACATCATGTTCTCGTTtggtaatttataatttttaccaTATTTTCTGCGTGTTTTAAGTGATTGTAATAATCAATATGGGTACAGAGTCGTCTTTGTTAGGCACCATTTTACCTTTCAATGTGGGATTTTTTTGTTCGAATTTAGCTTTAGTCGAGCTTTAATTTGGGTGTCGAACACTGggtggaattttttttaaaaaaa
This region of Solanum dulcamara chromosome 9, daSolDulc1.2, whole genome shotgun sequence genomic DNA includes:
- the LOC129902112 gene encoding uncharacterized protein LOC129902112, coding for MSKEGRRRRTGGLRWSWTSAFVGAATAAATVVALSSKPRDPDFHLVSIDLTSFKLNFPVLDAELILTVHVTNPNVTSINYSSTEMSIFYSGDHLGSARVKAGSQPPRSCQVLRLPARLSGVQLAHHGKEFVADVAKREMVLDATVDIEGFAKVMWWDHKFRVHVDSHVTVDPVFLDVIDQENKSALEVFVS